The genomic stretch TGTCAACCCTACACTGGACGACAACAAGCTGGGTTTTATATTCAACTACACatttgaaaatatcacGCTTTCCTACATGCTGAAGTTTCTCTCTGTGAGTGAGTACAAGTCTTTTAAGATGGAATGGACCAGCTGTCTTTGGATGTTTTTGAATAGAGAACCATGGGAGAAAGTATCTGAGATGGAAAGACAGTACATCGTCAATGCTGAGTCTACAAACCTGATAAAAGATCTTGATGAGATACTAGGTTTTGGCGATGACGCTCGTCGCGAATCtgctgaagatgaagatACAGAAAGCagcgaggaggaggaggaagaaaaaggtCATAAAAAGAGATCCGTCCTAATCTCTTCGGAAAGCTTTGGTGAGACACCGTCCTCCAAATCAAGCTCAGGTAACAAATCTTTGACCGTTTCGTACCGAAACAACAGATCATACATTTTAAGAGGCGACAAAATTGGTGTATTCAAGACAgttgacgatgacgatgattCCGGACTAGAATTTGTGTCTGTTATTAAAAACGTTTCCAATGCCGATGGGAAGAAGATTGATCCAAAGAATCCAATGATGTACATGGAAGATAGATCCATTATTCTTTCAGACGACAAGAACCTTAACAGGTTGTATAAGTTGGATATTGAAAGAGGGAAAGTTATCGAAGAATGGGGTACTGGTGATAAGAACGTAGTCCAGTACGGGCCATCAAAGAAATACGATCAACTGACCGCGGAACAAACGGTCTTAGGTATTTCAGATAAGGCTCTGTTCAAGATCGACCCTAGAATAAACGATGAGAACAAAATCGTACAGGACCAGTCTAAGGAATACGCCTCCAGGAATAAGTTTAGCTCTGTAGGCACCACAGAGGGCGGGTACATTGCCGTTGGTTCTGAAAAGGGTGATATCAGACTTTACGACAGATTTGGAATTAGAGCTAAAACTTCTATTCCATCTTTGGGCCAACCAATTAGGCATATTTGCACCTCGGGTGATGGTAGATGGTTATTGGCAACGTGTGACTCCTCGCTGCTACTTATGGACTTGACTGTTAAAACGGGGAAAAACGCTGGTAACATTGGGTTCTTGAAATCTTTCCCTTCGACTGAAAATGTCAAAACGTACATCCTGAAAATCAGTCCCGAGCATGCCAGCTACATGGTCACTTACACCAAGAAACCAATCAAATTTTCGAAGGCATATTTCAATGCAGGTGTTGGCCAAGTGGAGCAAACAATTGTCACCTCCACTGGTCCATTCGCAATTTCGTGGTCATTGGATAAAATCCTGTCCGGTAGTGCAAAGCCATATACGGTGAACCGTTACCGTAGTGACGTTGTAGAGGATAATTTTGAATATGGTACCGACAAGAAGATTATTGTGGCGTTGAAGGACGACGTATCTTTGTCAAAGATAAAATCCTTTAAAAACCCAAGCAAAATGGTTTTGATGCCGGAGAACAATATCAACGATTTTTACGAGTAGTATAGGAGAGATTTTTGCGTCTTCCTCAGGACTGTACTTTAGACAATGTGtgtaatattatataaacAGCGTATTAAGTAGAATAAAACTTCTtttctacaagaacaaccGGTGTGTCTATTTACCTTTAAACCGGTTAGCATTAAACCTTCTGGGGAACCCGAAAGTAGCTCTGATTTCATCCCAATATAGATATCGAAATGCCTTAAATTTATGCCACGAAGTTGGCCTATAAAGAAGGTCGGACTCTTGCTTTTCGAACTCCATGGTGGCATTATCCCTAATGCCATTAACTCTTCTGTATATCCTTCTAACAAACCGATGAAAGGCAGGGCTATCCAATAACTTAAAATACAACCATTCCTGTAATGTTCTGGGAGCCCGTCTCATACAATTATAGTACAACTGGACTGTAATACACACTATTTGGTGGATTCCTTTCTCAATTTTAACACTGTCCCAGGCATTAAAACTGGAAACTGACTACAcactgaacaaaaaattataaaaaaaaaagagcaaaaagaagaaacacgATACTGCGGACGGTGGTATCATAGAGGGTTCTCGGAAAAGAGGGTGTATTTCTTTGTCTAGGTGGTGAGTAAGCTAACGGTAGATTATACTCAACAGGAAGTGGCGTATTAAGATTGTCAGAAGAAATTGACAGCATTGTAcatctttttttgggtGGGATTTAACAGCACTTACAGAAAGGAGCACGCAGAAAGTCACTGGCCAATATGATTAACGACGCCCAACTGAACTCGCTGGTCATTTTCTCAGGACTTGTCATGGTTACGCTGATTGTGATATATCATGCCATTGGTTCGACGTTCGATAAATTGAAGTAAAAAGGGTGAGACAGATATCTTGCAGCAATTTTGCCTCGCATTGGACATATAATACGGCTCTTATATATGTTTTCTATAGTGATACATTGATAGTTTGTAAAGTTTTACGTTTTAACGTTACATGGAGTAGGCCTTCTAGGGTTGTACGGAATCCTTATGCATGCTTTTATTGATTATTTTATAGTTTGAACATTCTCGTTTTTAATAAAAGGTAAAAATTAACAAGATAACGCTTCATCCAATACAAAAATATGAAAGAAACGGTATCCCAAGTCCGATCATACGAGCCATTGCGAACTTGATTGCGTATACAACACACAGTTGAAGGGTATGTATACTTATTCCATGTTGTCAAACTACTCAAGATTTTTTGGGAAATACCGGTATCTTTACCGGAGCGATGAATGCAAAGAAAGGTGTAAAATTAAGTCTGTAAACAGGTATATAGGGATCAACAGTTTCAGTTAACAGAAGGATTGTATTTTATTACACAAATACTTTACTACAGACATCCCTAACCCTCACCATAAAACCAACGCATTTGTGTTGGGGAAGAAGTGAATGATAAATTACATATTATTATAGACGCAAAACCATAGCTGGGTCGAGAAAATTCGCCTGCAAACAACGGTGACCCAAGTACACTCTCCACCAGGACAAACTAACTGGAGAGCTTGTAAAACTACCAAAGTATCACTTCTTAACGTTCTGGTAACAGCATTTTCCACTATACAGCCggttttccttttctttaaaAACTTAGCCGCTGAAACTGAAAGGGAATCACTTTAACGCGTTCAAGAATAAAAGTGGAAAGTACTGTGTCATCTACAAGACTGTGGACCAAGTCAGTTAAGAGAACTGGTCAGCCACATGCAATGAATCCTTTACAGCCGCTGAATACAAACGTTTTTGATTGCGCCAATCGTGAACAGACGCCCCTCataaagaaacaagatGCTCACACCAAACAGGTAACGAAAGAGAGCATTCTCAACGTATTGGAACATTTGCAGTTGAGAGAAGCGACAGTACTACAAAATCTTGAAAGTGCTGGCACAATAAGCCCGAAAAGAGTCTGTTTTCTTATCAATGGCTGGAAGCTCAAGGAATACATCTCACAGTACTATTGGTTCTACAAATTGATGTATCGGATCGAAAGAACTGGGTACATGGAATATGAGGTAACTTGTCTCCATACTGATCTCTTATTAGGGTTGATTACCGAGTGTGGGTTTCTAACGCTGAAGTTACAGAACCCTGTCCGCGAATCAGATTTTGCAACTCGGTCGACCAGTTACATTTCCACAGACGGCTACTCTTTAGTGTTGCTCAACAATGCACGTCGAGTGCTTATCGACGATTTCAGGAAGCACATGCATATGATACTGTGGTGTGGGAAGAACGGGCACTACAAGAGACCAAACACAATCACCACCACTCCGCCAAATATTGTTATCCCTCCGATAACAGTTAAATGCGGCATCGACCGTTCGGACCGGTTGATGCCACTGGAATACCGACGGCTCGTCAGCAGCATTGAGACCGTCGAACTACAACTAACTAAGCCCAGCGTGACCTACCTGATAGGCCCGCAGGGACAGCGGATCGAGGAGATCAGGGCCGCTTCGGGCGCCACGATTAAAGTGTGCCCGCTGGCCCATCGGCTGTCAAATGCCCAGCTGTCCCAAAGCACCCACAACAAGCAGCAGGTCAGCATCACAGGCACACACTTCAACGTCACAAAAGCCGTCACAATGATCGAGCTCGAACTGCTAGCCTCATCCCGCCCGGTCTAGTCATCGCCCACTAAGAGTGTGCATGCACATCACGTGACTACAAAACAGACGCGTTACCGTAAAAGGtaaaaaccaagaaaaaagtaAACGGTTTTTGGAATATCTATTTCGAACGTAATTTCTACGGAACCGACGAActtaaaaaaattttctagtgtaattttttcttttttttctttcttgctTCCTTTCTTTGTTTTATAAAGACATCATCGCTGTTGGAAACTTTGACCAGTGGAATTCCTTTTGATTCTTACTCCATTTACTTCTGTTGCTTCCTTTTAAGAACCACGTCCAGACTACAACTCCACAACTACCAAAATTAAAAATGGCTGAAGGTGTTTTCCAAGGTGCTATCGGTATCGATTTGGGTACAACATACTCTTGTGTTGCTACCTACGAATCCTCTGTTGAAATTATTGCCAACGAGCAAGGTAACAGAGTCACCCCATCTTTCGTTGCCTTCACCCCAGAGGAGAGATTGATCGGTGATGCCGCCAAGAACCAAGCCGCTTTGAACCCAAAGAACACTGTCTTTGATGCCAAGCGTTTGATCGGTAGAGCCTTCGACGACGAGTCTGTCCAATCCGACATGAAGACCTGGCCATTCAAGGTCATCAACGTTGACGGTAACCCAGTTATCGAAGTTGAGTACTTGGGTGAAACCAAGACTTTCTCCCCACAGGAAGTCTCCGCCATGGTTTTGGGTAAGATGAAGGAGATTGCCGAAGCCAAGATTGGTAAGAAGGTCGAAAAGGCTGTCATCACTGTCCCAGCTTACTTTAACGACGCCCAGAGACAAGCTACCAAGGATGCTGGTGCCATTTCTGGTTTGAACGTTTTGAGAATTATCAACGAACCTACCGCCGCTGCTATTGCCTACGGTTTGGGTGCTGGTAAGTCCGACAAGGAAAGACACGTCATGATTTTCGATTTGGGTGGTGGTACTTTCGATGTCTCTCTATTGCATAttgctggtggtgtttACACTGTTAAGTCCACCTCCGGTAACACCCATTTGGGTGGTCAAGATTTCGACACCAACTTGTTGGAGCACTTCAAGACCGaattcaagaagaagactgGTTCCGACATTTCCGGTGACGCCAGAGCTTTGAGAAGATTGAGAACCGCCGCCGAAAGAGCGAAGAGAACTTTGTCTTCTGTCACTCAAACCACCGTTGAGGTCGACTCTTTGTTCGATGGTGAAGACTTTGAATCTTCTTTGACTAGAGCCAGATTCGAAGACTTGAACGCTGCTTTGTTCAAATCTACTTTGGAACCGGTTGAACAAGTCTTGAAGGACGCTAAGATTTCCAAGTCTCAAATTGACGAGGTTGTCTTGGTCGGTGGTTCCACCAGAATTCCAAAGGTCCAAAAGCTATTGTCTGACTTCTTCGACGGTaagcaattggaaaaaTCCATTAACCCAGATGAAGCCGTTGCTTACGGTGCCGCCGTTCAAGGTGCTATCTTGACTGGTCAATCCACTTCCGACGAAACCAAGGACTTGTTGTTGCTAGATGTTGCTCCATTGTCCCTAGGTGTTGGTATGCAAGGTGACATCTTCGGTATTGTTGTGCCAAGAAACACCACTGTTCCAACCATCAAGAGAAGAACTTTCACCACCGTCGGTGACAACCAAACCACTGTCACTTTCCCAGTTTACCAAGGTGAGCGTGTCAACTGTAAAGAGAACACTTTGCTTGGTGAGTtcgacttgaagaacatcCCAATGATGCCAGCTGGTGAACCAGTCTTGGAAGCAATCTTCGAAGTCGATGCCAACGGTATCTTGAAGGTCACTGCTGTCGAAAAGTCCACTGGTAAGTCCGCCAACATTACCATCTCCAACGCTGTTGGTAGATTGTCCTCTGACGAAATAGAGAAGATGGTCAACCAAGCTGAAGAGTTCAAGGCCGCTGACGAAGCCTTCGCCAAGAAGCACGAAGCCAGACAAAGATTGGAATCCTACGTTTCCTCCATCGAGCAAAACGTCACTGACCCAGTCCTATCTGCCAAGATGAAGAGAGGTGCCAAGAGCAAGATCGAAGCCGCTTTGTCCGATGCCATGGCTGCTTTGAGTGTCGAAGACGCCTCCACCGACGATTTGAGAAAGGCTGAAGTCGGCTTGAAGAGAGTTGTGACCAAGGCCATGGCCACCCGTTAAGTTTAAAAATTCCTCGTTACCACATTATGATTAAAATattacatttttttattatcaTGTCAACACGAATCGTTTAAACTTTGTTCATATTAAAAATAAGTTAGGAATTTTCGAAAGTTATGATAGATTCTCTCTGCCGGTGAAGAACTCGCGAAGGCGTGTCTTAGTTTTATAGCTTTTATGTATCTTAGATTAATCACATTGCAAAAATACAATGTAGCAGTACCATGTCTCAGATTTCAAGCTTGTTTCAATCGACCTTACTAAGAGACTGGAATCTCTACAAAGACCAGAACGTAATTTGTCTCCGTAGTACAGTCGATAGAACTGGACACAGCGTAACCCCCCAGtagtttcttctttgcagCAGGATTCTCCGGCTCGTATTTCGCGGTCGTTCTAATTATAACGCCGCTCTTGGTCCTTCTTCGCCTCGAGGATAACGTGGCTTGACTTTCGAGGACTGTAAAAGATGTGGGTGTAAAGTGGACACGGGTTATGGATCGGAAAGGGGGAAGGGGCTGTGGGCAGGGCATGTCTTGTATTTAAGATGTAGAGGTCGGTGTGTACACTTTCTTGAGATGTAGCTTAGAGGCTCCGTTAGACACTGAGCAAAGCGTTTACAATGTCTGCACAAGATTTCTATAATGAGGGGTCTGATGACCGCGGGTTTGGGAACAACCAATCTTACAACCGCAACAACGAGGAGCAGTTCCGCGGGGAGGGAAATGATCGAGGTAGAGGTATAGTAGGTGACGTGGTGGGCGGTGCTGGCGGGTACTATGTAGGCTCGCATTTGAGCAAGAAACATCCACACTTGGGGGATATTGGGTGCCATAGGGGGTAGTATCGTGGGCCATGAAGTCTCTGAAAAGATTGGGAATGAGCACCATCACCAtaaccaccaccaccaacaacaacaaccacagtATAACCAGTATGAGCAAGGTTATAATAGACCTGCGTACCCAGATCAGAACCGGAGAGATGAGCAGTTTGGCAACGGTAACTACAATAGAAGGGACGAGCAATTTGATAACAACAATTACAATAGAAGGGACGAACAGTTCGATAACAGAAGAGACGATGGGTACAATAGGTTCGGCAACGGCAATAACTACGGCAGGCCAGAGGGAGGACCAGGGTTCCAAGGCGACCGTTTCGACAACAACGGGCCGGACCGTCAATTCGGCGGTGATGGCGGACAAAACTACTACGGCAACCCTTCTAACAACCAGGACAACTACGGAGATCGCAACTGGTAACTGCAACAGCTGTAAGCCCCCTTcatatatatctatatactTTGTAAACGTGATTATTGTACCTTATGATGAGATAATCCGATGACTTCGAGAATTTTTTCATACATTAAAATTCGTGAAAAATTTCTCGAGgttgcgatgagatgaggGTCTGTCGTGCAGGACTTGTGAAGGTGCAGTTAGCTCAAAAAGGTGGCTTGTTTGTACGGAACAGTAATTaggtttttcttttttgcaaGTGAGAGTGAGGCAGCATGAAATTAGATACCTCGCATATGCGGTACTTGACGAATGAGGACTTCCAAGTCCTCTCCGCTGTGGAACGCGGGTCTATAAACCACGAGGTCGTTCCAACGTCGTTGATCCACCAGCTGTCCGGCTTGAGATCGCTGTCTGGGACGAACAGGTCGATTGGTGACCTGGCGAAGCTAAAGCTGGTCTCGAAATTGAGGAACGCGAAGTATGACGGGTACAGGTTGACATACAACGGTATCGACTATATGGCACTGAAGACCATGCTGAATAGGGACAGTTTATACTCCGTGGGGAACACCATCGGTGTCGGGAAGGAATCTGACATTTACAAAGTAAGTGACAAGAACGGTGTAGAAAAAGTTATGAAAATTCACAGGCTGGGGAGAACCTCTTTCCACACGGTGCGGAACAACAGAGACTACTTGCggaaaaattcaaagaatggTGCAAACTGGATGTTTCTGTCCAAACTGGCTGCCGCCAAGGAATACCAATTCATGAGTTTGCTCCACTCAAGGGGGTTCAGAGTTCCCGAACCCTTTGATCACTCTCGTcacatcatcatcatggAATTGATCAAAGGATTCCCCATGACCAGATTGCGGAAACATCAAAACGTCCCCAAACTGTACTCAGATCTGATGAAGTTTATCTTAGAACTTGGGAACAGTGGGCTTATCCACTGTGACTTCAACGAATTTAATATAATGATCAAGGATAAACTTGACGGGAGTGACCCCAATGACACTGGATTTATCGTAATTGATTTTCCACAGTGTATCTCTATTCAACACCAAGATGCATCTTTCTATTTCCAAAGAGACGTTGATTGTATCCGTcgtttcttcaaaaagaaaatgaaatacGAGCCAAAGACTGATTCAACTTTACTAGATACTGATGGGTTTGGCGACGGCTACAAATATCCGTACCctgattttgaaagagacGTTAAGAGACAGGATAACTTGGACGAACTGCTACAGGCATCCGGGTACACTAAGAAACATCCAGGCGACAGAGATCTAGAAGATGCGGTTCAAGGTATGAGAGATGCCGAGTACCACTCgagtgacgaagaagaggacgCCGAAATACCAGAAGGATATGATAGCGATGCTGACGAGTATTATGACTCTGAAGAATACGACAACGAAGACTCTGAGGAGGAAAGTGACGAAGGTgccgaagaagaagagaatgaAAGAATCATCGAAGCGCTATCAACAGGTGTAGGAAATCTCAAAATGGACAGCTTAGGGAACTACATATTAGAAGATGATTAAGAAGTTGTATAAtatttttgtattttattAAAGTACGTATTGTCGTCTAGAAATACGAGTGCACTTGAAATATCAATCTCACTAGGAATCAGCGCTCCATTTTTTAGTTCAACGTGACAATTAATATTCGACACCGGAATTatcctcatcgtcatcatcgtctaCTTCTATCGGAATGTCTACAAAATGGGGCACTTCACGTTTTGGTGCCGGCACATCTTTGTGATTATTGACAACACTGgttttcaatctttgtGGTAGTTGCTCCTGCTTAACCTCCTCCTTTAAATCTATACCGTTGTTTTtgtcttcctcttcttcctcgCTATCGTTGTCTTCACTGTCACCTTCACTTTCACTTTCACTGCCACTACCATCGGACAAATCACTTCCCCCTTCAAAGTTGGcgtcgtcttcttcatcgtcTGAGTCAATGGGGACATTATTTATATTGGTTCCCTCGCCCATTTGGATTGCAGCTTCCCGTAAAGCAGAAGGTGTTTCTGTACCATCTCCATCCGTTgctgttttcttcttcgacttATATTTCAATTCTTCGCTCATAGACTTATCCTCCACTTGCTTTCTCTTGACATATTCATCAATCTTCCCGTATTCGCTTTGATCAATCATGGAAAACTCGTACTTGCCACCTTCCTTTGTCATCAATGTCATATCAAACGTCAATCTTGTAATCGAGGAGTACGTGATCGATTCAATGTCCTTTGAATTAAATAACAGAATCGGTTTCTTGAACCCAAATATGACGAGATCTGGAAGGAAGTACAAAGTGCCCTCTTTTGTACCTCTGTGGCACTCAAGGTGGAAGGAATGCAGATCTGTTGCTgtgttgttgctgaacgGATCGGCAATTCTGAAACCTGTCAAAATAGCCTGTTTTCTCATGTACTCTACGCACTTATTGAAGTCCGTAATAGATTGCTCCAGCAATGCGGAGTCATGGAACTGTTGTAATACAGCAGCTTTGTTGAGAGCAAGCAATATTGGCTCCGAGTACTTGGATTTCTCGCTACTGCGATACTTGATGAAAAGATACACAATATTGGACTTTTCTGGGACCGGTAAAAACACGGCCAATTCAATGGCCCCCCCCAGTCCCTCTATGTAAAATTCAACCAGATCGTTCCTTCGTAAGGACAA from Huiozyma naganishii CBS 8797 chromosome 6, complete genome encodes the following:
- the VID27 gene encoding Vid27p (similar to Saccharomyces cerevisiae VID27 (YNL212W); ancestral locus Anc_2.35); protein product: MNILKKFMDSGKKESVLCFLPSGEFDLLRGEQSPKSSLECIHNDAALLIWSRGRLQYDLVVRKAIDEAEAGNDVGDNSDFSDDAISILSVQSKKKEEDSIFHLSPKLNIKKTWSKNGEAALTWNNLAGDEPDEKVQFVLSNEIPLKDMDNFLQVLYSCLFEVLNQKPAKLATDNEIKDIELLVNTMTDDGTEELSNKLQNLFVVDDSAEEDDEDDSNDNFVDAKENAVKSKKAKKPFGREQNIPQGKQLCLIEADLHLFDPIQELFILQEQPINVSLIETGKYQYWLSMEGKEIRLGTNVSPNVNPTLDDNKLGFIFNYTFENITLSYMLKFLSVSEYKSFKMEWTSCLWMFLNREPWEKVSEMERQYIVNAESTNLIKDLDEILGFGDDARRESAEDEDTESSEEEEEEKGHKKRSVLISSESFGETPSSKSSSGNKSLTVSYRNNRSYILRGDKIGVFKTVDDDDDSGLEFVSVIKNVSNADGKKIDPKNPMMYMEDRSIILSDDKNLNRLYKLDIERGKVIEEWGTGDKNVVQYGPSKKYDQLTAEQTVLGISDKALFKIDPRINDENKIVQDQSKEYASRNKFSSVGTTEGGYIAVGSEKGDIRLYDRFGIRAKTSIPSLGQPIRHICTSGDGRWLLATCDSSLLLMDLTVKTGKNAGNIGFLKSFPSTENVKTYILKISPEHASYMVTYTKKPIKFSKAYFNAGVGQVEQTIVTSTGPFAISWSLDKILSGSAKPYTVNRYRSDVVEDNFEYGTDKKIIVALKDDVSLSKIKSFKNPSKMVLMPENNINDFYE
- the MRX7 gene encoding Mrx7p (similar to Saccharomyces cerevisiae YNL211C; ancestral locus Anc_2.36), translated to MRRAPRTLQEWLYFKLLDSPAFHRFVRRIYRRVNGIRDNATMEFEKQESDLLYRPTSWHKFKAFRYLYWDEIRATFGFPRRFNANRFKGK
- the OST4 gene encoding olichyl-diphosphooligosaccharide--protein glycotransferase OST4 (similar to Saccharomyces cerevisiae OST4 (YDL232W); ancestral locus Anc_2.37); this translates as MINDAQLNSLVIFSGLVMVTLIVIYHAIGSTFDKLK
- the MER1 gene encoding Mer1p (similar to Saccharomyces cerevisiae MER1 (YNL210W); ancestral locus Anc_2.40), with protein sequence MNPLQPLNTNVFDCANREQTPLIKKQDAHTKQVTKESILNVLEHLQLREATVLQNLESAGTISPKRVCFLINGWKLKEYISQYYWFYKLMYRIERTGYMEYEVTCLHTDLLLGLITECGFLTLKLQNPVRESDFATRSTSYISTDGYSLVLLNNARRVLIDDFRKHMHMILWCGKNGHYKRPNTITTTPPNIVIPPITVKCGIDRSDRLMPLEYRRLVSSIETVELQLTKPSVTYLIGPQGQRIEEIRAASGATIKVCPLAHRLSNAQLSQSTHNKQQVSITGTHFNVTKAVTMIELELLASSRPV
- the RIO2 gene encoding protein kinase RIO2 (similar to Saccharomyces cerevisiae RIO2 (YNL207W); ancestral locus Anc_2.44) codes for the protein MKLDTSHMRYLTNEDFQVLSAVERGSINHEVVPTSLIHQLSGLRSLSGTNRSIGDLAKLKLVSKLRNAKYDGYRLTYNGIDYMALKTMLNRDSLYSVGNTIGVGKESDIYKVSDKNGVEKVMKIHRLGRTSFHTVRNNRDYLRKNSKNGANWMFLSKLAAAKEYQFMSLLHSRGFRVPEPFDHSRHIIIMELIKGFPMTRLRKHQNVPKLYSDLMKFILELGNSGLIHCDFNEFNIMIKDKLDGSDPNDTGFIVIDFPQCISIQHQDASFYFQRDVDCIRRFFKKKMKYEPKTDSTLLDTDGFGDGYKYPYPDFERDVKRQDNLDELLQASGYTKKHPGDRDLEDAVQGMRDAEYHSSDEEEDAEIPEGYDSDADEYYDSEEYDNEDSEEESDEGAEEEENERIIEALSTGVGNLKMDSLGNYILEDD
- the KNAG0F01050 gene encoding uncharacterized protein (similar to Saccharomyces cerevisiae YNL208W; ancestral locus Anc_2.43) — its product is MKSLKRLGMSTITITTTTNNNNHSITSMSKVIIDLRTQIRTGEMSSLATVTTIEGTSNLITTITIEGTNSSITEETMGTIGSATAITTAGQREDQGSKATVSTTTGRTVNSAVMADKTTTATLLTTRTTTEIATGNCNSCKPPSYISIYFVNVIIVPYDEIIR
- the SSB2 gene encoding Hsp70 family ATPase SSB2 (similar to Saccharomyces cerevisiae SSB1 (YDL229W) and SSB2 (YNL209W); ancestral locus Anc_2.41), with translation MAEGVFQGAIGIDLGTTYSCVATYESSVEIIANEQGNRVTPSFVAFTPEERLIGDAAKNQAALNPKNTVFDAKRLIGRAFDDESVQSDMKTWPFKVINVDGNPVIEVEYLGETKTFSPQEVSAMVLGKMKEIAEAKIGKKVEKAVITVPAYFNDAQRQATKDAGAISGLNVLRIINEPTAAAIAYGLGAGKSDKERHVMIFDLGGGTFDVSLLHIAGGVYTVKSTSGNTHLGGQDFDTNLLEHFKTEFKKKTGSDISGDARALRRLRTAAERAKRTLSSVTQTTVEVDSLFDGEDFESSLTRARFEDLNAALFKSTLEPVEQVLKDAKISKSQIDEVVLVGGSTRIPKVQKLLSDFFDGKQLEKSINPDEAVAYGAAVQGAILTGQSTSDETKDLLLLDVAPLSLGVGMQGDIFGIVVPRNTTVPTIKRRTFTTVGDNQTTVTFPVYQGERVNCKENTLLGEFDLKNIPMMPAGEPVLEAIFEVDANGILKVTAVEKSTGKSANITISNAVGRLSSDEIEKMVNQAEEFKAADEAFAKKHEARQRLESYVSSIEQNVTDPVLSAKMKRGAKSKIEAALSDAMAALSVEDASTDDLRKAEVGLKRVVTKAMATR
- the RTT106 gene encoding Rtt106p (similar to Saccharomyces cerevisiae RTT106 (YNL206C); ancestral locus Anc_2.45) — protein: MGSFLGELPEALSAKITKITTVLPDSLSIFEELYTFGKSRGVVEQDLKRRKLDNGSGENGVAGADGIPDSDVIFQLNDVSVLSPLRKKLNFVLHLSQRDRRPSLSLRRNDLVEFYIEGLGGAIELAVFLPVPEKSNIVYLFIKYRSSEKSKYSEPILLALNKAAVLQQFHDSALLEQSITDFNKCVEYMRKQAILTGFRIADPFSNNTATDLHSFHLECHRGTKEGTLYFLPDLVIFGFKKPILLFNSKDIESITYSSITRLTFDMTLMTKEGGKYEFSMIDQSEYGKIDEYVKRKQVEDKSMSEELKYKSKKKTATDGDGTETPSALREAAIQMGEGTNINNVPIDSDDEEDDANFEGGSDLSDGSGSESESEGDSEDNDSEEEEEDKNNGIDLKEEVKQEQLPQRLKTSVVNNHKDVPAPKREVPHFVDIPIEVDDDDDEDNSGVEY